From Neodiprion pinetum isolate iyNeoPine1 chromosome 7, iyNeoPine1.2, whole genome shotgun sequence, a single genomic window includes:
- the LOC124223586 gene encoding PAX3- and PAX7-binding protein 1 isoform X1 — protein MSLFNKPKRNIRRRPFNEDDEDNENRMDSNEDSQSSKLKPKKKDKPKQTLLSFGEELDEADDGEVFKVKKSSRSKKLMKQLDHERKKKKGEEKMQVDSEQANMSVKQEKDLEIKTDDLVVKIKNTNPLILNGRAALVAGKDDYTSEEEEDDASNHKFRKNTDRADTMKILLESGCIPDAAMIHAARKRRQKARELGGEFIPIEEQREEKGKSRLVREEDHDRSDDEDSQDRIDMTVNTDARDKEKRREAFFASQLREKCTVSDNESEHGNEEEEWEAQQIRKGVTGAQIAAAQQDSMLQQQYSMGINVGQIIAPGLPLEMAMMPAPPPPPSLHPPDPTKVVPVTPQEVANKMRGRLESLREVCRRHLLDRDRVIEELIQTHKELEEGEARAPQLAQRFRYYQELRGYVTDLVECLDEKLPLVIGLESRWLDLYGERSAELMERRRQDTRDQAEEITSASRSQGTLRRGVEDETRIRRATEREGRRARRRRARELASTLPKHIDGMSSDDEVTEQQNLAFKQERDDIDNECSDVFSDVVDEFCTVRGILSKLEQWRETDIVAYTEAYVPLCIPKIICPIIRLQLVTWNPIMESVDLERTKWYNTLLLYALDNKETEDSLKSDPDVRLVPFAIEKIVLPKLTLIVEKIWDPMSTSQTLRLVGTVSRLIRDYPNLTDQSKPLLTLFTAILDKMKLAVENDVFIPIFPKQLLDTKHQFFQRQFSMAVKLLRNLLSWQGLIGDTPLKNLALGSLLNRYLLAGLRVSSAIDALTKANMIMSTLPRAWLQGETIDHLKMFAVLIQQLSEQLDQANPSHNEAWEYSKSILKIIKPS, from the exons atgtcGCTGTTCAATAAACCGAAAAGGAACATTCGGCGGCGGCCTTTTAACGAGGATGATGAAGATAACGAAAACCGCATGGATTCAAACGAGGATTCACAATCCTCGAAACTTAAACCCAAGAAGAAGGATAAACCTAAACAAACGCTCCTCAGCTTCGGAGAGGAGCTTGATGAAG CCGACGACGGAGAAGTATTTAAAGTGAAGAAATCGTCAAGAAGCAAAAAGCTGATGAAACAGCTTGACCACgagcggaaaaaaaagaaaggtgaAGAGAAAATGCAAGTGGACTCTGAGCAAGCGAACATGTCCGTTAAACAGGAAAAAGATTTAGAAATAAAGACAGACGATCTAGTA gtgaaaataaaaaataccaatccactGATATTGAATGGAAGAGCTGCCCTCGTCGCTGGCAAAGATGACTATACGTCCGAAGAGGAGGAAGATGATGCGAGTAAtcataaatttcgaaaaaatacaGACAGAGCTGACACCATGAAGATACTTCTGGAGA GTGGATGTATACCCGACGCTGCAATGATTCACGCCGCACGAAAACGTAGGCAAAAAGCAAGGGAATTAGGGGGCGAATTCATACCTATAGAGGAGCAGAG GGAAGAGAAAGGAAAATCCAGACTTGTCAGGGAAGAAGATCATGACAGAAGCGATGATGAAGATTCTCAAGATCGAATCGACATGACAGTAAATACAGACGCACGTGACAAAGAGAAAAGGCGGGAAGCTTTTTTCGCTTCTCAACTTCGAGAGAAAT GTACAGTTTCAGATAATGAAAGTGAGCATGGTAACGAGGAGGAAGAATGGGAAGCACAACAAATCAGGAAAGGTGTAACCGGAGCTCAG ATCGCTGCTGCCCAGCAAGATTCGATGCTTCAACAACAATATTCGATGGGTATAAATGTTGGGCAAATAATCGCGCCAGGATTACCTCTCGAAATGGCGATGATGCCAGCTCCGCCACCTCCGCCTTCCTTACATCCGCCGGATCCCACAAAAGTCGTACCTGTTACCCCGCAAGAAGTTGCCAATAAAATGCGTGGAAG GCTGGAGAGTCTGCGAGAGGTGTGCAGACGTCATCTTCTAGATCGGGATCGGGTAATCGAGGAATTGATACAAACTCACAAGGAACTGGAGGAAGGTGAAGCACGAGCGCCACAACTTGCACAGCGCTTCAGATATTACCAAGAGTTGCGTGGGTATGTCACTGACTTGGTAGAGTGTCTTGATGAGAAG CTGCCTCTGGTGATCGGATTGGAATCACGCTGGCTAGATCTTTATGGAGAACGTTCAGCGGAGCTGATGGAGAGGCGGAGACAAGATACTCGCGATCAAGCCGAAGAGATCACTTCTGCCTCCA gGAGTCAAGGAACTCTCAGAAGAGGCGTTGAAGATGAAACAAGAATCCGACGAGCTACAGAGAGGGAAGGTAGAAGAGCTCGTCGGAGACGAGCTAGAGAATTAGCATCCACCTTGCCGAAACACATTGACGGTATGTCAAGTGATGACGAAGTTACCGAGCAGCAAAATCTTGCATTTAAGCAGGAAAGAG acGATATCGACAATGAGTGCAGCGATGTATTTTCAGACGTTGTTGACGAATTTTGTACAGTTCGTGGAATTCTATCAAAATTAGAACAATGGCGAGAGACTGACATAGTCGCTTACACCGAAGCTTATGTTCCTCTTTGTATACCCAAGATTATATGTCCAATTATAAGGCTGCAACTTGTTACCTGGAATCCAATCATG GAAAGCGTTGACTTGGAAAGAACAAAGTGGTACAACACGTTGCTCCTCTATGCACTGGACAATAAAGAAACAGAAGACAGTTTGAAAAGTGATCCTGATGTCAGGCTGGTTCCATTTgcaatcgaaaaaattgttctcCCGAAACTTACAC TGATTGTCGAAAAAATCTGGGACCCCATGTCGACGTCTCAGACTCTGAGATTAGTAGGCACAGTGAGCCGTTTAATCAGAGATTATCCGAACCTTACCGATCAAAGCAAACCATTACTAACGCTTTTCACAGCCATCTTAGACAAGATGAAACTGGCTGTAGAGAACGATGTATTTATACCAATATTCCCAAAGCA GCTTTTAGATACTAAacatcaatttttccaaaGACAATTCTCAATGGCAGTTAAACTGCTCCGCAATTTGCTTAGCTGGCAAGGACTGATCGGAGATACTCCGTTGAAAAACTTGGCTCTGGGATCACTGTTGAATCGGTATCTTTTAGCTGGTTTAAGAGTGTCGTCCGCAATTGATGCCCTTACCAAAGCTAACATG ATAATGAGCACTCTTCCACGGGCTTGGCTACAGGGTGAAACAATAGATCATCTGAAAATGTTTGCCGTTCTCATTCAGCAGCTCAGTGAACAACTGGATCAAGCCAATCCAAGCCATAA TGAGGCGTGGGAATATTCTAAGTCGAtcctgaaaataattaaacctTCATAG
- the LOC124223586 gene encoding PAX3- and PAX7-binding protein 1 isoform X2 translates to MSLFNKPKRNIRRRPFNEDDEDNENRMDSNEDSQSSKLKPKKKDKPKQTLLSFGEELDEADDGEVFKVKKSSRSKKLMKQLDHERKKKKGEEKMQVDSEQANMSVKQEKDLEIKTDDLVVKIKNTNPLILNGRAALVAGKDDYTSEEEEDDASNHKFRKNTDRADTMKILLESGCIPDAAMIHAARKRRQKARELGGEFIPIEEQREEKGKSRLVREEDHDRSDDEDSQDRIDMTVNTDARDKEKRREAFFASQLREKFSDNESEHGNEEEEWEAQQIRKGVTGAQIAAAQQDSMLQQQYSMGINVGQIIAPGLPLEMAMMPAPPPPPSLHPPDPTKVVPVTPQEVANKMRGRLESLREVCRRHLLDRDRVIEELIQTHKELEEGEARAPQLAQRFRYYQELRGYVTDLVECLDEKLPLVIGLESRWLDLYGERSAELMERRRQDTRDQAEEITSASRSQGTLRRGVEDETRIRRATEREGRRARRRRARELASTLPKHIDGMSSDDEVTEQQNLAFKQERDDIDNECSDVFSDVVDEFCTVRGILSKLEQWRETDIVAYTEAYVPLCIPKIICPIIRLQLVTWNPIMESVDLERTKWYNTLLLYALDNKETEDSLKSDPDVRLVPFAIEKIVLPKLTLIVEKIWDPMSTSQTLRLVGTVSRLIRDYPNLTDQSKPLLTLFTAILDKMKLAVENDVFIPIFPKQLLDTKHQFFQRQFSMAVKLLRNLLSWQGLIGDTPLKNLALGSLLNRYLLAGLRVSSAIDALTKANMIMSTLPRAWLQGETIDHLKMFAVLIQQLSEQLDQANPSHNEAWEYSKSILKIIKPS, encoded by the exons atgtcGCTGTTCAATAAACCGAAAAGGAACATTCGGCGGCGGCCTTTTAACGAGGATGATGAAGATAACGAAAACCGCATGGATTCAAACGAGGATTCACAATCCTCGAAACTTAAACCCAAGAAGAAGGATAAACCTAAACAAACGCTCCTCAGCTTCGGAGAGGAGCTTGATGAAG CCGACGACGGAGAAGTATTTAAAGTGAAGAAATCGTCAAGAAGCAAAAAGCTGATGAAACAGCTTGACCACgagcggaaaaaaaagaaaggtgaAGAGAAAATGCAAGTGGACTCTGAGCAAGCGAACATGTCCGTTAAACAGGAAAAAGATTTAGAAATAAAGACAGACGATCTAGTA gtgaaaataaaaaataccaatccactGATATTGAATGGAAGAGCTGCCCTCGTCGCTGGCAAAGATGACTATACGTCCGAAGAGGAGGAAGATGATGCGAGTAAtcataaatttcgaaaaaatacaGACAGAGCTGACACCATGAAGATACTTCTGGAGA GTGGATGTATACCCGACGCTGCAATGATTCACGCCGCACGAAAACGTAGGCAAAAAGCAAGGGAATTAGGGGGCGAATTCATACCTATAGAGGAGCAGAG GGAAGAGAAAGGAAAATCCAGACTTGTCAGGGAAGAAGATCATGACAGAAGCGATGATGAAGATTCTCAAGATCGAATCGACATGACAGTAAATACAGACGCACGTGACAAAGAGAAAAGGCGGGAAGCTTTTTTCGCTTCTCAACTTCGAGAGAAAT TTTCAGATAATGAAAGTGAGCATGGTAACGAGGAGGAAGAATGGGAAGCACAACAAATCAGGAAAGGTGTAACCGGAGCTCAG ATCGCTGCTGCCCAGCAAGATTCGATGCTTCAACAACAATATTCGATGGGTATAAATGTTGGGCAAATAATCGCGCCAGGATTACCTCTCGAAATGGCGATGATGCCAGCTCCGCCACCTCCGCCTTCCTTACATCCGCCGGATCCCACAAAAGTCGTACCTGTTACCCCGCAAGAAGTTGCCAATAAAATGCGTGGAAG GCTGGAGAGTCTGCGAGAGGTGTGCAGACGTCATCTTCTAGATCGGGATCGGGTAATCGAGGAATTGATACAAACTCACAAGGAACTGGAGGAAGGTGAAGCACGAGCGCCACAACTTGCACAGCGCTTCAGATATTACCAAGAGTTGCGTGGGTATGTCACTGACTTGGTAGAGTGTCTTGATGAGAAG CTGCCTCTGGTGATCGGATTGGAATCACGCTGGCTAGATCTTTATGGAGAACGTTCAGCGGAGCTGATGGAGAGGCGGAGACAAGATACTCGCGATCAAGCCGAAGAGATCACTTCTGCCTCCA gGAGTCAAGGAACTCTCAGAAGAGGCGTTGAAGATGAAACAAGAATCCGACGAGCTACAGAGAGGGAAGGTAGAAGAGCTCGTCGGAGACGAGCTAGAGAATTAGCATCCACCTTGCCGAAACACATTGACGGTATGTCAAGTGATGACGAAGTTACCGAGCAGCAAAATCTTGCATTTAAGCAGGAAAGAG acGATATCGACAATGAGTGCAGCGATGTATTTTCAGACGTTGTTGACGAATTTTGTACAGTTCGTGGAATTCTATCAAAATTAGAACAATGGCGAGAGACTGACATAGTCGCTTACACCGAAGCTTATGTTCCTCTTTGTATACCCAAGATTATATGTCCAATTATAAGGCTGCAACTTGTTACCTGGAATCCAATCATG GAAAGCGTTGACTTGGAAAGAACAAAGTGGTACAACACGTTGCTCCTCTATGCACTGGACAATAAAGAAACAGAAGACAGTTTGAAAAGTGATCCTGATGTCAGGCTGGTTCCATTTgcaatcgaaaaaattgttctcCCGAAACTTACAC TGATTGTCGAAAAAATCTGGGACCCCATGTCGACGTCTCAGACTCTGAGATTAGTAGGCACAGTGAGCCGTTTAATCAGAGATTATCCGAACCTTACCGATCAAAGCAAACCATTACTAACGCTTTTCACAGCCATCTTAGACAAGATGAAACTGGCTGTAGAGAACGATGTATTTATACCAATATTCCCAAAGCA GCTTTTAGATACTAAacatcaatttttccaaaGACAATTCTCAATGGCAGTTAAACTGCTCCGCAATTTGCTTAGCTGGCAAGGACTGATCGGAGATACTCCGTTGAAAAACTTGGCTCTGGGATCACTGTTGAATCGGTATCTTTTAGCTGGTTTAAGAGTGTCGTCCGCAATTGATGCCCTTACCAAAGCTAACATG ATAATGAGCACTCTTCCACGGGCTTGGCTACAGGGTGAAACAATAGATCATCTGAAAATGTTTGCCGTTCTCATTCAGCAGCTCAGTGAACAACTGGATCAAGCCAATCCAAGCCATAA TGAGGCGTGGGAATATTCTAAGTCGAtcctgaaaataattaaacctTCATAG